Proteins from one Halovivax limisalsi genomic window:
- the trmY gene encoding tRNA (pseudouridine(54)-N(1))-methyltransferase TrmY, whose amino-acid sequence MRQFVCLGHDVPTAPSFSLDDLAGGAGRLDALCRSLTAALLRSHGIREDVRVHLVLQDELSIVVDGGAVRRLNPDERSTAARIRTALEHRDEAIGALPAEPSPGFEVYRRGFEATLDALAADATIVHLHEDGDPLVEGALPEHPAFVLSDHGDFTDAEREVLDRVADRRVRLGPVALHADQAITVAHHALDTDGYERF is encoded by the coding sequence ATGCGCCAGTTCGTCTGCCTGGGCCACGACGTGCCGACGGCGCCGTCGTTCTCGCTCGACGACCTCGCCGGCGGGGCGGGTCGCCTCGACGCCCTCTGTCGATCCCTGACGGCCGCGCTCCTACGCTCGCACGGAATCCGCGAGGACGTCCGCGTTCACCTCGTCCTGCAGGACGAACTCTCGATCGTCGTCGACGGGGGCGCGGTTCGCCGGTTGAACCCGGACGAGCGCTCGACCGCCGCGCGAATCCGGACGGCGCTCGAGCACCGCGACGAGGCCATCGGCGCGCTGCCCGCCGAACCGAGTCCGGGATTCGAGGTCTATCGGCGCGGCTTCGAGGCGACCCTCGACGCGCTCGCGGCCGACGCGACGATCGTCCACCTCCACGAGGACGGCGACCCACTCGTCGAGGGGGCACTGCCGGAGCACCCGGCGTTCGTCCTCTCCGATCACGGCGATTTCACGGACGCGGAACGCGAGGTGCTCGACCGGGTCGCCGATCGGCGGGTTCGCCTGGGGCCGGTCGCGCTGCACGCCGACCAGGCTATCACGGTCGCCCACCACGCGCTCGACACGGACGGGTACGAGCGGTTCTGA
- a CDS encoding helix-turn-helix transcriptional regulator encodes MENRSWVFTGLVILLASGCWIVVEPGAVGSATSVPAASDSQTAAGADLTVAEAGDPGLPGSTYDAVEIDAILLSVDLTTEGTADWRIEHRVRLDDPNATAGFERTRREIRQNRSAFRVPFAESVRAMATTAQAKTGRAMVVENVTVEASREHLPREYGIVAYEFRWHGFAATGDTLRAGDALSGLFLDEVTTLAIGWPEATEPVELAPDPATRRDGGAVWRGPLEFAGGEPRIVLASDARSFGSDYAAPRSNDAALALATAGAVLGSLAVAFVLRRRRRRGKSDPTREQPEGAPGTGEPAHVAEYADPENATGSSGRDSGAVDESQSAGPTEAGRAAAAESGRGTATASPAGADASGERTDPESLLSNEERVLELLEERGGRVKQQDVVAAFGWSETKTSEVVGELRAADAVSVYRLGRENVLALPDVARHRPDGPPDEATGDRE; translated from the coding sequence ATGGAGAACCGGTCGTGGGTGTTCACCGGCCTCGTGATCCTTCTGGCCAGCGGGTGCTGGATCGTCGTCGAACCGGGGGCGGTAGGGTCGGCGACGTCGGTGCCGGCCGCATCGGACTCGCAAACCGCCGCTGGGGCGGACCTGACGGTCGCCGAGGCCGGCGATCCGGGCCTGCCCGGGTCGACGTACGACGCCGTCGAGATCGACGCGATCCTGCTCTCGGTCGACCTCACGACCGAGGGTACCGCCGACTGGCGCATCGAACACCGCGTTCGCCTCGACGACCCGAACGCGACGGCCGGCTTCGAGCGCACCCGCCGGGAGATCCGGCAGAATCGATCCGCGTTTCGCGTCCCGTTCGCCGAATCCGTCCGCGCGATGGCGACGACGGCGCAGGCGAAGACGGGCCGTGCGATGGTCGTCGAGAACGTCACGGTGGAGGCCTCCCGGGAACACCTTCCACGGGAATACGGCATCGTCGCCTACGAATTCCGGTGGCACGGCTTCGCCGCGACCGGCGACACGCTTCGGGCCGGCGACGCCCTCTCCGGGCTGTTCCTCGACGAGGTGACGACGCTGGCGATCGGCTGGCCCGAAGCGACCGAACCCGTCGAACTCGCTCCGGACCCGGCGACGAGGCGGGACGGTGGGGCCGTCTGGCGCGGCCCGCTCGAATTCGCCGGCGGCGAGCCGCGGATCGTCCTCGCGTCGGACGCGCGCTCGTTCGGATCGGACTACGCCGCGCCCCGGAGCAACGATGCCGCCCTGGCGCTCGCCACGGCGGGGGCCGTACTCGGGAGTCTCGCTGTGGCGTTCGTCTTGCGCCGTCGGCGCAGGAGGGGGAAGTCCGACCCGACGCGGGAGCAACCCGAGGGCGCGCCCGGGACCGGGGAGCCGGCGCACGTCGCGGAATACGCCGACCCCGAGAACGCGACGGGATCGAGCGGTCGCGATTCGGGGGCCGTCGACGAGTCGCAGTCGGCCGGTCCAACCGAGGCCGGTCGGGCGGCAGCGGCCGAGTCGGGGCGGGGGACGGCAACCGCATCGCCGGCGGGAGCGGACGCTTCCGGCGAACGGACCGATCCTGAGTCCCTATTGAGTAACGAGGAGCGCGTCCTCGAACTCCTCGAGGAGCGCGGCGGGCGGGTGAAACAACAGGACGTCGTCGCGGCCTTCGGGTGGTCGGAGACGAAAACCAGCGAGGTCGTGGGCGAGCTTCGAGCGGCGGACGCCGTTTCAGTCTACCGCCTCGGGCGGGAGAACGTGCTCGCGCTCCCCGATGTCGCCCGCCACCGCCCAGACGGGCCTCCGGACGAAGCGACGGGTGACCGCGAATGA